One window of the candidate division KSB1 bacterium genome contains the following:
- a CDS encoding endo alpha-1,4 polygalactosaminidase, with protein sequence MKIRVIFAIGMLMFFGCAGKKKLSSVSQFDKIENWVCVYSSDAPVDEIKKFDLAVLDSDSHPDLAKLKDSDTLLIGYISIGEVGDYRWYWNDIKDKPWLLDKNPNWDSYMIDVRNHEWQELLNQQIIPKILAKGFDGIFLDTIDNAEYLQRYHPKKKYPMMETAMVRLIKSIRKNFPAAYLVANRGFAILDEIAGSIDAVVAESIFTTINFEENITRRNTPQEYEPIIKQLRKMKRKEGIKIFTLDYPNLENESDIEEIIADSHALGFIPYISTPQLQKVYSHTLNGSSKMSEPPHPERSRRKRNR encoded by the coding sequence ATGAAAATCCGTGTTATCTTTGCAATAGGAATGTTGATGTTCTTCGGTTGTGCTGGAAAAAAGAAATTAAGCAGCGTAAGCCAATTTGATAAAATTGAAAACTGGGTTTGCGTTTACAGCAGCGACGCTCCCGTCGACGAAATCAAGAAATTCGATCTTGCTGTTTTGGACTCGGATTCGCATCCTGACTTAGCCAAGTTGAAGGATTCTGATACGCTCCTTATTGGGTATATCAGTATCGGTGAAGTCGGCGACTACAGGTGGTACTGGAACGATATCAAAGATAAGCCGTGGCTTCTGGATAAGAATCCAAACTGGGATAGCTACATGATCGACGTTCGAAACCATGAATGGCAAGAGTTGCTGAACCAGCAGATCATTCCAAAAATTTTGGCAAAAGGATTCGACGGGATTTTTCTGGACACAATTGATAATGCGGAATACCTGCAAAGATATCATCCGAAAAAGAAATATCCAATGATGGAAACAGCAATGGTTCGTTTGATTAAGTCAATTCGCAAAAATTTTCCGGCGGCATATCTGGTCGCCAACCGCGGGTTTGCCATTTTAGATGAAATTGCCGGCAGCATCGATGCCGTGGTTGCAGAGTCGATCTTCACAACAATTAATTTTGAAGAAAACATAACCCGGCGTAACACGCCGCAAGAATATGAACCGATAATAAAACAGTTGCGAAAAATGAAGAGGAAAGAGGGCATCAAAATCTTTACACTGGATTACCCAAATTTGGAGAATGAATCCGATATCGAAGAAATCATCGCTGATTCGCATGCGCTGGGATTTATTCCATATATCAGCACGCCGCAATTGCAAAAGGTTTATTCTCATACTTTAAATGGGTCGTCCAAAATGTCAGAACCTCCTCATCCTGAACGAAGTCGAAGGAAAAGGAATCGCTGA
- a CDS encoding DUF2194 domain-containing protein, with protein MKTKLLLISFFILTCLNSDLNGEVISRKILALYDSQRGQTARKNHIHANAEVILNHLGSIVEYWDIAKGLPGEKRMKKYCGVITWFYNNSMNRPQAYLQWATKQVDAGRKFVILDNLSAFRDAATGEFLNISAVNQFCKSLGFITDDTNWTSNIAKIELVNKVPEMVEFERSLDYELTNYEVYKPLHPKTKVYLKLKRNDIPDSESALVFTTPHGGFAAAGYVFYENPANYQKQWRINPFKFFEEAFGLKGQPRPDVTTLNGLRVWSSHIDGDALISRSQVKPNTYCGEVIRDEILNKYKWPVSVSVVVSEVEADSKFENIARSIYQLDWVEAASHSYSHPFYWSDDFEDKDKYERKHLPIEGYKFNFRDEIIGSVNYINKKLLPENKKVKQFFWTGNCEPTKEALKLCRQIRINNINGGDTVFDKTHPSYTYVAPLSVTIGGYRQIYSPNSNENIYTNQWEGPYFGFKSVLQTFKNTESPLRIRPIDIYYHFYIGEKWASLNSLNEVLSKTMEMDVAPMFLSEYTEMVHGFFSASMEKVSMKSWRIRNYGDCTTIRFDDTQEFPDLNKSVNVIGFNHYQGSLYIHLENAIDAVIVLTDSKPESTFLAQSSHRLFDWQASKESVFFRTTGFGKGQFMIANLLENAAYQVTIGSLTETNRSDAEGTLTLMHPMEGPVQVKIDLAKQL; from the coding sequence ATGAAAACTAAGTTACTCCTAATAAGTTTTTTTATTTTGACCTGTTTGAACAGCGACTTGAACGGTGAAGTCATTTCGCGAAAGATTCTGGCTTTATATGACAGCCAAAGAGGACAAACGGCGAGAAAGAATCACATCCACGCGAACGCGGAGGTGATTTTGAATCATCTGGGCTCCATTGTTGAGTATTGGGACATCGCCAAAGGCCTGCCGGGTGAAAAACGAATGAAAAAATACTGCGGGGTGATCACCTGGTTCTACAATAATTCCATGAACCGCCCGCAAGCGTATTTGCAGTGGGCTACGAAGCAAGTGGATGCCGGTAGAAAATTTGTAATACTCGACAATCTAAGCGCTTTTAGGGATGCTGCAACGGGTGAATTCCTGAACATCAGTGCGGTCAACCAATTTTGCAAAAGTCTGGGCTTCATCACAGACGATACCAATTGGACTTCAAATATTGCCAAAATCGAGCTGGTTAACAAAGTGCCGGAGATGGTGGAGTTCGAACGCAGTCTCGATTATGAATTAACAAATTATGAAGTTTACAAACCGCTCCATCCGAAAACCAAAGTATATTTAAAATTAAAACGTAACGATATTCCCGATAGCGAAAGCGCTCTGGTTTTTACCACGCCGCACGGTGGGTTTGCAGCGGCCGGTTATGTGTTTTATGAAAACCCGGCTAACTACCAAAAGCAGTGGCGCATCAATCCCTTTAAATTCTTTGAAGAGGCGTTCGGACTAAAAGGCCAGCCGCGCCCGGATGTGACGACTTTGAACGGGCTTAGAGTTTGGTCGTCGCATATCGATGGCGATGCTTTGATTTCCCGATCCCAGGTTAAACCCAATACTTATTGCGGCGAAGTTATCCGCGACGAGATTCTAAACAAATACAAATGGCCGGTTTCGGTCTCGGTCGTGGTTAGCGAAGTGGAGGCGGATTCGAAATTCGAGAACATCGCCCGTTCGATTTATCAACTCGATTGGGTGGAAGCAGCGAGCCACTCATATTCCCATCCATTTTATTGGTCCGATGATTTTGAAGACAAGGACAAATATGAAAGAAAACATCTGCCAATAGAAGGATACAAGTTTAACTTTAGAGACGAAATTATCGGTTCGGTAAATTACATCAACAAAAAACTTTTGCCTGAAAATAAAAAGGTTAAACAATTTTTCTGGACAGGCAATTGCGAGCCCACAAAAGAAGCCCTCAAACTTTGCCGACAAATTCGAATCAACAATATTAATGGCGGGGATACGGTTTTTGATAAGACCCATCCTTCCTACACGTATGTCGCGCCTCTATCGGTTACGATAGGCGGGTATCGACAGATTTATTCCCCGAATTCAAACGAGAATATTTACACAAATCAGTGGGAAGGTCCCTACTTTGGATTTAAATCAGTATTGCAAACATTCAAAAACACCGAGTCGCCGCTTCGAATCAGGCCGATCGACATTTACTACCATTTTTACATCGGTGAAAAATGGGCCTCGTTAAATTCGCTGAATGAAGTGTTGAGCAAAACCATGGAAATGGATGTCGCTCCTATGTTCCTGAGTGAGTACACTGAGATGGTGCACGGATTCTTTTCAGCAAGCATGGAGAAAGTTTCCATGAAGAGCTGGCGAATTCGAAACTACGGCGACTGCACGACCATTCGCTTCGATGACACCCAGGAGTTTCCGGATTTAAACAAATCAGTCAATGTGATCGGTTTCAATCACTATCAAGGCTCGCTTTACATTCATCTTGAGAATGCAATAGACGCAGTGATCGTGCTGACGGACTCGAAACCTGAATCGACTTTTCTCGCCCAAAGTTCCCATCGTTTGTTTGATTGGCAAGCGTCCAAAGAAAGCGTCTTTTTTAGAACCACAGGTTTTGGCAAAGGCCAGTTTATGATTGCAAATCTGTTGGAAAATGCGGCTTATCAGGTGACAATCGGAAGTTTGACTGAAACCAATAGAAGCGATGCGGAGGGAACGCTCACTTTGATGCATCCCATGGAAGGCCCGGTTCAAGTTAAAATTGACTTGGCAAAACAGCTATGA